AGGACTCGGTGTAGCAGTCCGTTTAAGTCATAACAGACACCACCGCGTCGCTCCGTCAGAAATGTCTCGATGAAGCGCTCGTCGCTAAACGGACGCATGCGCTTCTCAAGGACGGTCGTATTCTCGAACGGTAACTGGTAGGCGAAGGCTTCGAGTAAGTCAGGTAATTGATCAAACGTGATTGCATCGAGCGGAAACTCAATCCGCTGTCCTAAGTCTTTCATCCAATCCATCTCTGGTCCCTCCTTTGTTCACTACCTGATTATCCCATATTCCTTCAGATAATGTGGATTTCAGTCTATATTATCTGAAAATAAGGATTTCCCTTTTGTTCGATGGAAATCTTTGATATGCTGAGACAGGATTAATTAAGAATGATTCTCAATGTCGAATCACGAATTAAAGGAGGTCTCACCATGAGACGGAAAACTTGGATGACAGCGTTGACGCTCCTCGTGTTGAGCAGTTTGATGCTTGCAGCTTGTTCAGGTCAAGCAGAGCAATCGAACGAAAAGACGCGGACGATCACGCACGAAGCAGGAAAAACGAAAGTACCGGAAAAGCCGAAGAAGGTCGTCGCGCTCGAATTCTCGTTCGTTGATGCGTTAGACGAACTCGGCATCACACCGGTCGGGATTGCACAAGAAAACAAGACCGATGTCTCTGGATTACTCGGAAAAGACATCGAGTTCACGGAAGTCGGTACACGCCAACAACCGAATCTTGAAGTGATCAGTTCCTTGCAACCGGATTTGATCATCGGCGACTTCAACCGTCATAAAGGAATTTACAAGCAATTGCAAGAAATCGCACCGACGATCATCTTGAAGAGTCGCAATGCGACGTATGAAGAGAACATCGATTCGTTCAAGACGATTGCGGAAGCGGTCAGCAAAACGAAACAGATGGATGATCGCCTTGCGCTTCATGAAGAGCGCTTGCAGGCAGCGAAGAAGAAGGTTGATCCAAAAGATGACCGGAAAGTCATGGTCGGTGTCTTCCGCGCCGATTCACTGACAGCACACGGTGAGACGTCGTTTGACGGTGAGTTGCTCGAGAAGATCGGTATCGAGAATGCCGTTACGAAAACAGCAGAACCGACTGTGACGATCACGTTAGAGCAGATGGTCAAGTGGGATCCGGACGTCATCTTCATGGCGGAAGCCGATCCTAAGTTACTGAAAGAGTGGAAGGATAATCCGCTCTGGAATCAGATCACAGCGGTCAAAAACGGAGAAGTCTACGAAGTCAATCGTGACCTCTGGACGCGTTACCGTGGTCTGGACGCTGCTGAACAAATCGTTGACGAAGCAATTCAATTGCTCAAACAGAAATAACGAACGACAAAAAGCCGGAGCAATCTGGCTTTTCGTCTTGATGAAAGGGGAAAGATCCGGTGCAGCGGAAACGTCTGATTTTCGTACTTATCTTACTCAGTTGCTTGGCCGTTTATAGTAGCTTGTTCTTTGGCATCACACAGATGAATCCGGTCCACTTAGTGCACGAGTGGATCAGTGGCACGACCTCTAAAGCGGGACTCGTCCTGACGAATCTGCGCTTGCCGCGTCTCTTACTCGGGTTGTTGCTCGGAGCGAATCTTGCCGTCGCTGGAGCAATCATGCAAGCCGTGACGCGTAATCCGCTCGCTTCACCACAAGTCTTTGGTGTCAACGCCGGTGCGTCGTTTCTTGTAGTCGTCAGTCTCCTTGTCTTTCCGTCACTTGGGACGGCGAACTTGCTTTACTTCGCCTTTGCCGGTGCCTTGCTCGGTGGCGTGCTCGTCTTTTCGTTCGCTTCGATTCGCGGGATGACGGCGTTAAAACTCGCCCTCGTCGGGATGGCGATTCATATCTTGTTGACGTCGCTAACGAAAGGCTTGATTTTGTTCAACGACCGGATCACGAACGTCTTGTACTGGTTGTCCGGTTCGCTCAGTGACGCAAGCTGGCTCGAACTCCGGATCGTTCTCCCATGGTCGCTCGCCGGTTTGATTCTTGCGGCAAGTCTTGCGAAGTCGCTCGCCGTCTTCCAACTAGGACAAGACGTCGCGGTCGGACTCGGTCAAAAAGTGACGCGGATCCGTCTGCTTGCCGGCATCAGTGTCGTCTTACTCGCAGGCGTGACGGTCGCCGTCGCCGGAGCGATCGGCTTCATCGGTCTGATGGTGCCGCATATTACGCGTCGCCTTGTTGGTGAGGACTACCGAATCGTCTTACCCGTCTCTGCCGTCATCGGTGGTCTGTTGTTGACGTACGCCGATGTCCTGGCGCGCTTCATCGCCTATCCGTATGAATCACCGGTCGGCATCGTGACGTCATTGCTCGGGGCACCCTTCTTCCTTCTGCTGGCACGCCGCCAGATGAAAGGGGGATTACGATGAGAGACATGCGCCGGATTCTACTTGTCGCTTTAGTCGTTTTTGTCACCAGCTTCGCCTTACTGTCGGTCGGTTCGATTCAGTTATCAGTAACGGAACTCTGGCAGTCATTCTTCGGTGGAAAGGATGCCTTCATCGTCCAAAATTACCGCTTGCCGCGAACGGTCCTCGCCTTTTTAGCAGGAGCGAGTTTCGCTCTTGCTGGAGTCATCTTACAAAGTGTCATCCGCAATCCATTGATCTCGCCGGACGTGATTGGGGTGACGAACGGAGCGTCTCTGTTCGCCGTTTTGACGATTGCCTTAGTGCCGGATGGTCCGCTCTTGTTGACACCGATTGCCGCCTTCATCGGAGCAGCAATCGTCATGCTGGCATTGATGATGCTTGAGCAGGGAGGAAACGTCTCCCGCAGTTCGTTTGCGTTACTTGGTATCGCTGTCAGTGCGATCTGTGCCTCGGGAACAGAATACCTGTTGATTAAATTTCCACTCCAGACGAACGATTCACTCGTCTGGCTTGCCGGAAGTCTATTTGGGAAAGGGTGGCAGGAAGTGATGATCTTAGCACCTGTCCTCGTCGTGATTGGTGCGATCCTCTTCTATCGCCATCGTCAACTTGATGTCTTATCACTTAGTGAGGAAGTCAGCATCGGTCTCGGGTTACCGATTCAGCGGACGCGGCAGGTCTTCTTGGCGCTCGCTGTCGTCCTAGCCGGTGTTGCCGTTGCGACGGTCGGTGCAATCGGCTTCATCGGTCTGATTGCCCCACATATGGCGCGTCGTCTCGTCGGACATAAACACCTCGCTGTCTTACCGATGGCGCTGTTGCTCGGCGGTGGGTTACTCGTCGTCGCTGATGCGCTCGGTCGCGGGATTCATCCGCCGCTTGAAGTACCGGCTGGATTGATTACAGCAATCATCGGTGTGCCGTACTTCTTGTATCTCTTACGAAGAGAACGGACGGCTTAAACGGATGAAACAAAACAAAACAATCCCCCTCATTTCATAATTGGAATGGGGGGATTATTGTATAGAAGTTTTTATTAGATTCATCACGAGACATGTTTTTCACTTTATGCTGAGCGGATTTCTGAACCTAAGTTCAAGAAAATCTCTTCCAAAGAAGCTTCCTCGACTTCGAGTCGATACACGTTAACGTGTTGCGAGACGAGGTAGCTATTGATCGTAGCAATATCGTGTTCACTTTGGACGATGAACGTCGAGTGAGTAGAGGAGACGTTGACGTCTTTCGCAAGTGTCGACAACTTGGTCTGCAGATGTTGTTGTGTATCATTGTCGAGCGGTGCATGTTTTACGTGAACGGTGATGTTCTTCTCATGTTGTTCCCGTAACTCCTCCATCGTGCCTTGCGTCTGAATCGTTCCGTCCTGCATGATCGCAATCTCCGTACACAGTTTTTCGACCTCGTCTAAGTTATGAGACGTTAAGAAAATCGTCGTTCCGTCTGCTGCGATTTTGCGAATCAAGGAATGGATACCGAGAATCGAGTTGGCATCAACGCCTGACGTCGGTTCATCCAAAAACAAGATATCCGGTCGATTGATCAACGCTTGGGCAATCCCGAGCTTTTTTTCATCCCGAACGAGTAGTTCTTCGTTTTCATATCGATCGCGTCTTCAAGTTGCACATCGCGAAGAAGTTGCTTTAACTCGTTCGTCGTTATCTTAAGACCAAGGACTTTACTGAAGTACTTCAAATGATCGAGCGCTGTGAAATTTTCGTAGAAGGTCGAGTAATCCGGTAGGACACCAATCCGTGTCCGAATGTTCTTTAAGGAATCATTTGATGCTCCAAGTAATTCGAACGTTCCGGACGTCGGGCGGACAAGTCCTGTAATCATATTGATGAATGTGGATTTACCGGCGCCATTTTGACCAAGGAAGCCGAAGATGGACCCTTGTTTGATCTCGAGATTCAGCTGATTGACGACGGTCTTGTTGCCATATTGTTTCGTTAAGTTAGTTGCGCGAAGGGCTAACATCACAGATCTCTCCTTTTAAAGATAATCAGACTCGTCATGACGAAAACAGCGATATGAATCAAGACAAGGTACGTGTAGGCCGTGTTTTGTTGCGTGTAATAGTAATAAGGCGTCAGGTAGGAGATCGTATCGACGATGACATTCTTCGAAAGAAGACTCCACATCCCGATGACTGGAAGCGCGATCGAGATGAAAATCCCGATGAACATCGTCATCGAGGAGTTATTGACGACTGTTGAAAGAAACAGCGACAGACCGATGAAATAAGAGACGAAGATGATGGTTTGGATCAAATCGACGAAGTGAAACGACTTTGAAAATGGAACGATCAACAAGAGGGCAACTGTCAGACAGAGGACCCAGAACGAAACGTTGCCTAAAAACTTCCCGAAAATGATGTTCTCACGAGATGTTTTCGTCGCAAGAAAACGAATCGTCTTCGACTCCATCTCCTTATTGACGCTACTATGAGAAATACTTGTTACGAACAAAGGAGCAGCTAAGAACAGAAGTAGCATCAAACCGATGATATAGGCATTGTTACCTAAACCGAGATCACTGAGTTGTCCTTTGAACTGGCTGACGAGTTTAGCAGAACCAATCGTCACACCGAACAAGACGACGATGATCAGGATCGCTCGAATACTTTGGAAAAGCGATTTAAATTCTCGAAGTGTAATCGCGAACATACCGACACACCTTTCTGTTTGAGTTTAGTATTGCCGTGCTATCTTTTTATTCTTCGTGACGTTAGTGATACCGGCGATCAAGTAAGCGATTGAACCAAAGACGCCAGCGAGTAATGTGAAGATCCCACCGAGAATCGCGGTAATGATGAGCATCTTTCCAGCAGAACCGTTTTTACGGATCCGGACGATTGAGACGATACCTCCTAATGTACATAAGAGTGAGACAGCACCAAGATACAAGAAGAATTGTTGGAAGGATGTGAGGATCTGATTCGCCGTGACATCCGTGATGTTCTCATCGCGGATAAATTGGTCGACCAAGTCCTTCATCCCAGCATGATCCGCAATCGATCCAGATAATAGAAAACCACCAAGACATAATGAACCGAACAAGACGATACCGATGACAGCAAAAATGTATTCCGTTGTTCTTTTCAAGTAAAACACTCCTTTTCCTTATTTTTCCGATTTGACAATCCTAAACTACCATGACTCCAATCACTATGACAAGAGAAATAATGAATATATTTTAATTATTTATTGGTTAAATGTTTAATTAATATTAAAAATACTTTAACTTTGTTTAAATAGATGCTACTATAGTGACATGGGAGGGAAATGGTAAATGAAAAAAGATGATGTTCCAGATTGGGTTTTATCTCTAGAATTGGAAGAGATAGAATTCGTTAAAAAATTCATCGTAAGCTCGGGTTCCTTAAAAGAACTGGCGAAACATTATGATGTCTCCTATCCCACAGTCCGGATTCGCGTCGATCGTATCATTCAAAAAATCGAAGTGAATGAGAAAATCGAGAATGAACCGTTCATCGCATACATTAAACAAATGGCTATCGAGGATCGCATCACGATTGAAGATGCCAAAAAAATCATCGAAAAATATCGACTTGAGAGGGGCAACAATTAATGAATTTTTTCGTTTCTGCTCTAATTATCAGCATCTGTTTGGGAATACAGTATTTCTTATCGAGTCGTCACAATCCGTATCTTGGTGTCATCATGCCAATTATTTTAGTGATCGTGATGACGTGGCGTTACTTTGATGGTAGATACAATAGTTTGTTAGCCTATGTGTTGATTTTAGGAATTGGTTTAATTTCACTTTGGGAACAATGGTCGCGAGGTCGAAAGGCTTTAAAAAAGAATCAAGAAAAGGAACTGGAACGGATGCGAGTCCACGATACATTGTGATTTAAAACCATACATATCGTTTTTTAGTGAAAATGAGAGTAGCCTCAGTTTCGATGATGAAACCGAGGCTACTCTCATTTATGTGTTACGGGCTAGATTCATATTCTGTTCATTTTAATCGAGTTCAATCTTCACTGTCGTATCCTTTGGAAAAGCTTCATCTGCCGCGTAGAGAACAAATGTTTTTTTGTCGACAGGTACTTGATAGACTAAGTCGACAAGTGACTCATACGGGGCGAAGTATTGATAGCCGTTCTTGAATGCTTTTTCATTGTGATTGACATAATCAATGGTAGAATATTCTTTACCATCTAGTGACGTCAACGTAAATGTTCCCGGTCTATAAGTTGAATATGCACCTTTACTTTGTGTATCCGAGTTGTGCATGAAGACAGGAATCGTAACATACCGATAACCAGGCTTTTCTTTTAAATTCAATTCTTTTGGCGTCGGAGCGAGTGATTTAGCATAAAATAGCTCATATCTTGCTTTCGGATCACCGGGATACGTTTGGATGACCCCTTTCTTCATCAGTTTTTTTAGTGCTGTTTGATCATCTGTTTTCTTGTCAGCTGGCGATTTCGTTTCAGAAGCTAAGTCTTTTAATTTTTGTCCGCTCGTCTGTTGTTGAGGAGCATTCTGTGGTGTAGTCGTCGAGGATTCTGTTGAGGCGAACAAGAACAGGCTCGCAACCCCGACACATAAGGAAGCAGCGATTGATCCGAGTGCCCATTTGAAACGCCGTTCTGTCGCCTGTGTATTCTCGACGATACTACCGAGTGTGGCATTCGGTGTGATCCGGACGGCACGCTCGGCAGGAAGTAAGGCACCCAACAGACCGGTGATCACCGGAATCAAGAGCATGATGCTGAGGAAACCAAGCTCTTGGACCGGGAATTGCCCGTAAACGAAGCCAATCATCCCAAGTGCTGTCAGAAGACCAATCACGCCAGCGCAGAGTCCTGTCATCATGCCTTCACTTAGCACGAGTAAACGAACTTGACCGTCTTGCCAGCCCGTCGCTTTAAGGACAGCAAGCTGATTCTTGCGTTCATTGACGTTTTGCCACATGATTTCTGTCGTCGTCAGGATGGCAATCAGTAAAGCGACACCCATCGCGACGTAATGCATCGTCCCTACTTCAAGCGCGACATATTCGCCGAGCCACGTTGCGTACAAGACGCCTTTCAGTCGGAACGTGATGAAGAGGAAGAAGATGAACAGACTCGTCGGTAAGGCGATCGCAACGACCGAAAGTAATGTCCGTTGCCAGTACGTGACGAGCTGATTGATGCTCATCCCGAGGGCGCTACGCGCACGAACGAAACGGCGACCTTTTGAGACTTCACCGGAACGCATGCTTTCGAACGGTTTGATCCGACGGATGAGCGTCATCGGCACGAGCGTTCCACCCCAGTAAATAAGTAAACCAGCAAGACCAATCAATAAAATTCGACCGATCGCAATCGGGTTGTCCGTCGTGACCCAGAACGAACCGAGAATCGTCCAGGCAATCAAGACGACGAGTGTTCCGAGCAATGTGGCCTCGAGGAACAATAGTTTTGCCAGCTGACGCGGGCGCCAACCAAGTGATAGTAAAATCGCGAATTCTTTCTTTCGTGCATACAGTAGGATGATGTTCGAACTGAAGACATAGACGAGCGCGACAGCGATGACACTGGCGATGATGCCGCTCATCCCGACTTTTGCTTCCTGGAAGATCGCAATCGACGAGCCGAGCTTGATCCACGGTTGTTGAACCCACCCGAGCGCTGATTCGTCTTTTAGACCCGGTAAATAGGTCAAGGCGAGCTGCGGCGACGAGCCGAGGGTCACGTCCGTAATTAATCCTGTCTTCTGTTCGATTTCTGTCGCCACCTGTTGGAGCTTCTTCTCGCTAGCGGCATTCATCGTCTCGACACCTTTGACGTTGACGCGGATGGCTGAGATTGCTTTGTCACCACGAATTTTGAACGCAGCATCGAGCGTCGTCAGCATCGATGGTGGTTTCGTCAGGAAATCGTACGGATCATTCGTCGGTTTGACGTCTCGGACCGGATTGACGGGACGTTCATGCTTGTCCATCACCCACTGGGCTTTCGACGGGAAGTACGTCTCCATCGGCAGTTCCGTCAGCGGGTCTTTCGAGATATTCAATTTCTTCGGATCAAAGACCCCGATGTAGTTCAAATTGACTTTTGGCCAGTCCACGCTATCTTTTCCGAACATGCGTGCTTCCCGGTACATGCTGCGTTTAGCGAGCAAGGAATCTTGCTCGACTTGTTTCGGTTGGACTTGATAGGTGAACGGCCAACGTGATGCGTAAGGACTTTTGATCGAGCGGTAGTCGATTGGAGACGGCTTTAAAGCAATCCACGTAAAGGAATTGCTGTTCGTCTCTTCAGCGGTCGGTAACGTGTGTTTCAGAATATCATTTACGAGCTTCTTCTGGACATCTTGTGTCGTGATCGTATAACGTTTCGCACCACTTGCCGGTAAGGACTCTAAGTATTTTTTTCCGCCTTTTTGTTCGACCTGTTGTACCAGATCGTTAATTGATTTTTCTTTTGACGGCAGCTCTACTTTTTCGTACGTGTAGATGCGTGACGCGTCCACGTATTCACGATTGTTCAACAGGATTGGAATTTGGACACCGTCTTCACCAAACGAGATGACCTGATCATCTTTTGAAAAATAGTTACTATAGGTTCCTTTTGTCGTCGCTTGGTCCAAGCCGACGAGTGCGGCTTCCGCTTCGGGATCAACCCCCGCAATCATGACTTGACTTCCATACTCGTAAAGAGGTTGCTTTCCAAGGGGGAGGGGGGACACACCTGATTTTACTGCATTTTCTGTCGGTTCCCATCCTGCTGCTAAGAAGACGACTCCAATCGAGGATTCGTTCTGTAATCCGGTATTTTGCGTATCTTTGATCGTTAGTTTATAAATGCCTTCTTGGTCGATCGTATGCGTACCGACACTTGAAACTGTTTGATTGTAGCCAATCATCGCAATCGGAGCAGCGATCTCGACGTCAGTGATTTTTTTGATCGTCTCGTATTGTTTGCGCGTAATCCCACCATCGAGCCCACTCATATAGTTTGGCTCGAGTAACTTTAAGTCTTCCGTTACGCTCCGGCTGCCTTCCGGTCGGACAACGATGTCGTAAGAGGAGCCCCAGCGTTTTTGCAGTTCATCGACGACGGTTCCGTTATTGGCTTGCGTCGTTCCGATCAAATAGCTCAGTCCAGTACTGACGATCAGAACGCCGACAAGTAGCAGGATGAATCGCTCTTTATTGCGCCACCAGGAATTCCAGATGAACTTAAGCATCGGCAAACCCCTCCCGTAGTAAGATGTACTGTCTTATGATGGACCTTGCATTAACCATCAACTGAAGTGAAGTTTGGCTGAAAATATGTACCGATTCAGTCATGGATGAACCCTCCTTTGAATGAATGTTTTTCATTCCATATGTAAGTAAAAAATCCAATCATTGCCTAATTATAATAGAAGATTGAGAAATCGGGCTATAAAAACAGAAAAATCAGAAAAATGAGTCAATCATTCAACTTAAGAATGATAGTAAAAGAGACAAACATATTATCCAGTGGGTAATTCAAAAAGATTATGAAACTTAAAGGAATGTAAAAGCGTTAATGAATTGACACGCGTCATACATTAAAACGAGAGAAAGGAGCGGATGGTCGTGAGCGAATCCATTGTTTATTTTGTAATCCTTGTTCCTCTGCTGGTGTTTGCTACCGTTCTATCGAAAGGAAAAGGCGCATCATTGCTTGCAGGATATAATACGTTATCTGAAAGCAAGAAACAAGACTATGACGAAGTCGCCCTATGTCAATTCATGGGTAAGATCCTATACGGCATTTGTTTTAGCATCCTGTTGATCGCTGGGAGCGAGCTGTTTGGATATCACTTTTTGTTTACTTTGGGCGTCCTGCTATTATTCTTTCTTATTGTATTTGCAATCGTCTATTCCAACACGAATGACCGATTCAAGAAAGAGAGGTAATACCATTCAGATCAGAAAATTCTTAGTCATTTAAATCATAATGTAAATCAGAAAAAGAACGACTAATCTTAAAATCGAAGTCAATCAACAGTTGTACATCATCATTTTTTTGTCGATAGATTTCCTTCATGAATTGTAAGAAGATGTAGCGACATGTGTATAAATCATCTCCTGTATCTTCTCGCATCGCTGCGTAATCAATCTTCTCACCTAGCGAATCATACACGATTGTCTCAAACTCCAGATTCGTATGCCACATGAAATCTAAAAATCCCTGTAGGACTGCTTTTTTATAGGTCTCTAGTGAAAAGGTAGCCAAGAATTGATTTTGATAATGAAATTCTACTAATTGTTTTCGATAGAAAAATCGAATGATGAAATGGTTAGAAATTTCTTCATTTTCATATGGAAGTGACCAATCGAATTTTTCGACGTCATGCAAATCGTTTGTGGATACGCTTTTTATTAATGCATGCCAAAACAGATATAGCTCGCCTACGTGTGCGTTAAAAGGAAGAGGTGCACCCTTTATACAAAAGACGACTTTTCCGGCAGGATACCCGCCAGCTCGACCAAAAGCATAATTAAAGACATCGTTATCGATGAGATTGGTCATCTCTATGAATCTAGGATAGGTTTGATGCACATCGTGCTCTTCTTTTTCAGGCGGAATTTCAAGATGGCTTTTAATTTCGAGATCCATAAAAACGACATTTCTGTTACCTCATAAAGAGTAAAGTTTTTTTGAAAATTGCTTTCTTTGATTACTAGAACATATTAAACGTCATCAACATTATAGGCAAAAATATGGATGGGTAACTCCGTCGTCTTGATCGTTTCGACCAAGGTCCATCCCAATTTTTTATAATATGCTGCAGCGTTATCTGTTTTTAAGTAGATTGTAGAAACCTGTCGTGACTTGGCGTAAACGATTAATTGATTGATGAGTTGCTGCGCGATTCCTTGATTCCGATAGACTTTTTCAACGAATAAAGAAGCGAGCCAAGGTGTATAGGCTGGTCGTTCAATCAAGTCATTTTCAAATAAGGAGACAGTTCCTACACACGTGACATCATCTAAGGCAACGAACGTCACAGGATAGGGTTCTCTTGGTTTTTTATCTAAAAATGCTTTTACTTGTTCGTACGGTGTCGTCCGATTTTTCTTTTGAACGAATTCGGTATGAATCATTGTGGCAACCACTTCTAATTGTTTAGGATGATTCGATAATGTATCAATGATCATCTTCTCATCCTCCTTTCTACAATTGTTATATCGATCCGTCCTGCAACAGTTATTCAAAACAATACATCTGTCCTCATCAGAATAAAGGAGTTTTAAAATGAACTTAGAACAATACTTGCAACAACATTTTGGGAATGTGAACTTATTTGATCGTTCCTTTGTCAAGAAGGATTTAGTATTCCACGTAGATTTAGTCAAGGATCTTTATCAGCTAAAGGATAATTTAGATGAAATCAATGAGGAATACTTCAAACAGGTATACAAAAAATCGAACGAACTGTTTGAAGATGTATTCCGAGAAGAGGAGTCCCTTTATTTAATTGTGCATGTGAGAAGTGAGCGCGGTAAGTATCAACAGTCAGCGACGAAAGTGTTTCGTCAGTTAAGACGTAGAGCAGACAAATACAACATAAAGTTTGTAGAGAAAGTGA
This region of Exiguobacterium acetylicum DSM 20416 genomic DNA includes:
- a CDS encoding helical backbone metal receptor; the encoded protein is MRRKTWMTALTLLVLSSLMLAACSGQAEQSNEKTRTITHEAGKTKVPEKPKKVVALEFSFVDALDELGITPVGIAQENKTDVSGLLGKDIEFTEVGTRQQPNLEVISSLQPDLIIGDFNRHKGIYKQLQEIAPTIILKSRNATYEENIDSFKTIAEAVSKTKQMDDRLALHEERLQAAKKKVDPKDDRKVMVGVFRADSLTAHGETSFDGELLEKIGIENAVTKTAEPTVTITLEQMVKWDPDVIFMAEADPKLLKEWKDNPLWNQITAVKNGEVYEVNRDLWTRYRGLDAAEQIVDEAIQLLKQK
- a CDS encoding FecCD family ABC transporter permease — encoded protein: MQRKRLIFVLILLSCLAVYSSLFFGITQMNPVHLVHEWISGTTSKAGLVLTNLRLPRLLLGLLLGANLAVAGAIMQAVTRNPLASPQVFGVNAGASFLVVVSLLVFPSLGTANLLYFAFAGALLGGVLVFSFASIRGMTALKLALVGMAIHILLTSLTKGLILFNDRITNVLYWLSGSLSDASWLELRIVLPWSLAGLILAASLAKSLAVFQLGQDVAVGLGQKVTRIRLLAGISVVLLAGVTVAVAGAIGFIGLMVPHITRRLVGEDYRIVLPVSAVIGGLLLTYADVLARFIAYPYESPVGIVTSLLGAPFFLLLARRQMKGGLR
- a CDS encoding FecCD family ABC transporter permease, whose protein sequence is MRRILLVALVVFVTSFALLSVGSIQLSVTELWQSFFGGKDAFIVQNYRLPRTVLAFLAGASFALAGVILQSVIRNPLISPDVIGVTNGASLFAVLTIALVPDGPLLLTPIAAFIGAAIVMLALMMLEQGGNVSRSSFALLGIAVSAICASGTEYLLIKFPLQTNDSLVWLAGSLFGKGWQEVMILAPVLVVIGAILFYRHRQLDVLSLSEEVSIGLGLPIQRTRQVFLALAVVLAGVAVATVGAIGFIGLIAPHMARRLVGHKHLAVLPMALLLGGGLLVVADALGRGIHPPLEVPAGLITAIIGVPYFLYLLRRERTA
- a CDS encoding DUF4162 domain-containing protein, which translates into the protein MINRPDILFLDEPTSGVDANSILGIHSLIRKIAADGTTIFLTSHNLDEVEKLCTEIAIMQDGTIQTQGTMEELREQHEKNITVHVKHAPLDNDTQQHLQTKLSTLAKDVNVSSTHSTFIVQSEHDIATINSYLVSQHVNVYRLEVEEASLEEIFLNLGSEIRSA
- a CDS encoding ATP-binding cassette domain-containing protein; the encoded protein is MLALRATNLTKQYGNKTVVNQLNLEIKQGSIFGFLGQNGAGKSTFINMITGLVRPTSGTFELLGASNDSLKNIRTRIGVLPDYSTFYENFTALDHLKYFSKVLGLKITTNELKQLLRDVQLEDAIDMKTKNYSFGMKKSSGLPKR
- a CDS encoding ABC transporter permease translates to MFAITLREFKSLFQSIRAILIIVVLFGVTIGSAKLVSQFKGQLSDLGLGNNAYIIGLMLLLFLAAPLFVTSISHSSVNKEMESKTIRFLATKTSRENIIFGKFLGNVSFWVLCLTVALLLIVPFSKSFHFVDLIQTIIFVSYFIGLSLFLSTVVNNSSMTMFIGIFISIALPVIGMWSLLSKNVIVDTISYLTPYYYYTQQNTAYTYLVLIHIAVFVMTSLIIFKRRDL
- a CDS encoding DUF4064 domain-containing protein: MKRTTEYIFAVIGIVLFGSLCLGGFLLSGSIADHAGMKDLVDQFIRDENITDVTANQILTSFQQFFLYLGAVSLLCTLGGIVSIVRIRKNGSAGKMLIITAILGGIFTLLAGVFGSIAYLIAGITNVTKNKKIARQY
- a CDS encoding DUF2089 family protein, encoding MKKDDVPDWVLSLELEEIEFVKKFIVSSGSLKELAKHYDVSYPTVRIRVDRIIQKIEVNEKIENEPFIAYIKQMAIEDRITIEDAKKIIEKYRLERGNN
- a CDS encoding ABC transporter permease, with amino-acid sequence MLKFIWNSWWRNKERFILLLVGVLIVSTGLSYLIGTTQANNGTVVDELQKRWGSSYDIVVRPEGSRSVTEDLKLLEPNYMSGLDGGITRKQYETIKKITDVEIAAPIAMIGYNQTVSSVGTHTIDQEGIYKLTIKDTQNTGLQNESSIGVVFLAAGWEPTENAVKSGVSPLPLGKQPLYEYGSQVMIAGVDPEAEAALVGLDQATTKGTYSNYFSKDDQVISFGEDGVQIPILLNNREYVDASRIYTYEKVELPSKEKSINDLVQQVEQKGGKKYLESLPASGAKRYTITTQDVQKKLVNDILKHTLPTAEETNSNSFTWIALKPSPIDYRSIKSPYASRWPFTYQVQPKQVEQDSLLAKRSMYREARMFGKDSVDWPKVNLNYIGVFDPKKLNISKDPLTELPMETYFPSKAQWVMDKHERPVNPVRDVKPTNDPYDFLTKPPSMLTTLDAAFKIRGDKAISAIRVNVKGVETMNAASEKKLQQVATEIEQKTGLITDVTLGSSPQLALTYLPGLKDESALGWVQQPWIKLGSSIAIFQEAKVGMSGIIASVIAVALVYVFSSNIILLYARKKEFAILLSLGWRPRQLAKLLFLEATLLGTLVVLIAWTILGSFWVTTDNPIAIGRILLIGLAGLLIYWGGTLVPMTLIRRIKPFESMRSGEVSKGRRFVRARSALGMSINQLVTYWQRTLLSVVAIALPTSLFIFFLFITFRLKGVLYATWLGEYVALEVGTMHYVAMGVALLIAILTTTEIMWQNVNERKNQLAVLKATGWQDGQVRLLVLSEGMMTGLCAGVIGLLTALGMIGFVYGQFPVQELGFLSIMLLIPVITGLLGALLPAERAVRITPNATLGSIVENTQATERRFKWALGSIAASLCVGVASLFLFASTESSTTTPQNAPQQQTSGQKLKDLASETKSPADKKTDDQTALKKLMKKGVIQTYPGDPKARYELFYAKSLAPTPKELNLKEKPGYRYVTIPVFMHNSDTQSKGAYSTYRPGTFTLTSLDGKEYSTIDYVNHNEKAFKNGYQYFAPYESLVDLVYQVPVDKKTFVLYAADEAFPKDTTVKIELD
- a CDS encoding DUF3784 domain-containing protein, producing the protein MVVSESIVYFVILVPLLVFATVLSKGKGASLLAGYNTLSESKKQDYDEVALCQFMGKILYGICFSILLIAGSELFGYHFLFTLGVLLLFFLIVFAIVYSNTNDRFKKER
- a CDS encoding GNAT family N-acetyltransferase produces the protein MIIDTLSNHPKQLEVVATMIHTEFVQKKNRTTPYEQVKAFLDKKPREPYPVTFVALDDVTCVGTVSLFENDLIERPAYTPWLASLFVEKVYRNQGIAQQLINQLIVYAKSRQVSTIYLKTDNAAAYYKKLGWTLVETIKTTELPIHIFAYNVDDV